In a genomic window of Rhabdothermincola sediminis:
- a CDS encoding Y-family DNA polymerase gives MTAVPVRTLVVWCPDWPVIAAGLAPTAPAIVLHANRVLACSPAARRDGVRRGQRRREAQGRSPAVQVVERDDARDARRFEPVVQALERFTPRLEVSRPGTCAFAVRGPSRYFGGDESLVHQVHAAVRRQLEPGWDAYVRVGVADNPFAARWAARTAEPVTVVPPGESAAFLAPLPIAALERPELVDVLERLGLHTLGQFAALDAADVVARFGAEGLGAHRLARGLDELPPASTPPPPDLEVVHELDPPADRVDTAAFVAKTLADELHARLGALGLACTRVRIIAETGHGERLERCWRHEGALSAGGVADRVRWQLDGWLNGSAATRPTAGITRLVLVPDGVVAATGRQLGFWGGETAAADRVARAVARVQGLLGSGAASVPEWRGGRGPGERYGLAPAAGIDLAAPRSVVPPRAVSAPWPGRIPAPSPATVPADPIPAEVRDAAGHPVGVSARGLATAEPHEVRIGAGPWQPVEAWAGPWPADERWWDPETHRRRARWQIIAAGRAGLFAVEGGRWWVEALYD, from the coding sequence CTGACCGCCGTGCCGGTACGGACGCTGGTCGTCTGGTGCCCTGACTGGCCGGTGATCGCTGCCGGCCTGGCTCCCACTGCCCCGGCCATCGTCCTGCACGCCAACCGGGTCTTGGCCTGCTCGCCGGCGGCGCGCCGTGACGGGGTGCGCCGGGGGCAGCGTCGCCGGGAGGCGCAAGGCCGATCGCCGGCCGTCCAGGTGGTCGAGCGCGACGACGCTCGCGATGCTCGCCGCTTCGAGCCGGTCGTGCAGGCCCTCGAGCGGTTCACCCCGCGCCTCGAGGTGAGCCGTCCCGGCACCTGCGCGTTCGCCGTTCGTGGCCCGTCTCGCTACTTCGGTGGCGACGAATCGCTCGTCCACCAGGTGCACGCCGCCGTACGGCGACAGCTCGAACCGGGCTGGGACGCGTACGTGCGGGTCGGGGTGGCAGACAATCCCTTCGCCGCCAGATGGGCGGCCCGGACCGCAGAGCCGGTCACGGTCGTGCCGCCAGGGGAGAGCGCGGCCTTCCTCGCGCCGTTGCCCATCGCCGCCCTCGAACGACCCGAGCTGGTCGATGTCCTCGAGCGTCTCGGTCTGCACACCCTCGGGCAGTTCGCGGCTCTGGATGCGGCAGACGTGGTGGCGCGCTTCGGGGCAGAGGGGCTCGGCGCCCATCGGCTGGCACGCGGGCTCGACGAGCTCCCACCGGCCAGTACCCCCCCGCCCCCTGATCTGGAGGTGGTGCACGAACTCGACCCACCGGCTGACCGGGTCGATACCGCGGCCTTCGTGGCCAAGACGCTCGCCGACGAGCTGCACGCACGGCTGGGCGCGCTCGGGTTGGCCTGCACCCGGGTGCGCATCATCGCCGAGACCGGCCACGGTGAACGGCTCGAGCGGTGCTGGCGACACGAGGGCGCGCTCAGTGCCGGAGGGGTGGCCGACCGGGTCCGCTGGCAGCTCGACGGTTGGCTCAACGGGTCAGCCGCCACCCGCCCCACCGCTGGGATCACTCGATTGGTGCTGGTGCCCGACGGCGTGGTGGCCGCGACGGGCCGCCAACTCGGGTTCTGGGGCGGCGAGACCGCGGCGGCCGACCGCGTGGCTCGGGCAGTGGCCCGGGTGCAAGGGCTGCTCGGTTCCGGAGCGGCCAGCGTGCCCGAGTGGCGGGGAGGTCGAGGGCCGGGGGAACGTTACGGGTTGGCGCCTGCCGCGGGTATCGACCTGGCGGCGCCCCGATCGGTGGTGCCGCCGAGGGCCGTGAGTGCGCCGTGGCCGGGCCGCATCCCCGCCCCGTCACCAGCCACAGTGCCTGCCGATCCCATCCCCGCAGAGGTCCGGGATGCGGCGGGCCACCCAGTGGGGGTCAGCGCACGTGGCCTGGCCACCGCCGAACCCCATGAGGTGCGGATCGGTGCGGGACCATGGCAGCCGGTGGAGGCCTGGGCCGGGCCGTGGCCTGCTGACGAACGCTGGTGGGATCCCGAGACCCACCGCCGGCGGGCCCGGTGGCAGATCATCGCCGCGGGGCGAGCCGGCTTGTTCGCTGTGGAAGGTGGCCGATGGTGGGTGGAAGCGCTCTACGACTGA
- a CDS encoding HNH endonuclease, producing the protein MAGTDVPTLVALEAEICAIAASLAASRAQLLALVGEFDAAGGWVANGARSCAHWLAELLDIELSTAREHVRVARALRELPVTKQQFDANELSYAKVRQLTRVATADNEAELVALAHVCAAGELPRRLADWQRQHEPDRARERKWVERGLWFRDEPNGNRTLIAQLPAEQVTMLETLVDAEVLSGATSASGAGTPLRHQRADAFARLIDRLVADASADASGEAGRRVELVLHRRMGETSLGDGIVLPEPVARQFTCDADLRVMTHWADGSPADVGRRHRLVTPRLRRLVTERDGGRCRYPGCRARHFIKVHHIVHWEDGGHTLLANLISLCGYHHRFVHEHGWPAGFDPHQAVGAASPRAA; encoded by the coding sequence ATGGCCGGGACCGATGTACCCACGCTGGTGGCGCTCGAAGCCGAGATCTGTGCCATCGCCGCGTCACTGGCGGCCTCACGGGCTCAGCTGCTGGCGCTGGTGGGCGAGTTCGATGCTGCTGGTGGTTGGGTCGCCAACGGAGCACGCTCGTGCGCGCACTGGCTCGCGGAGCTGCTCGACATCGAGCTGTCCACCGCCCGTGAACACGTGCGGGTGGCGCGAGCGTTGCGCGAGCTGCCCGTGACCAAGCAGCAGTTCGACGCCAACGAGCTGTCGTACGCCAAGGTGCGCCAGCTCACCCGGGTCGCCACCGCCGACAACGAAGCGGAGCTGGTGGCGCTCGCCCACGTCTGCGCAGCGGGCGAGCTACCTCGTCGGCTGGCCGATTGGCAACGGCAACACGAGCCTGACCGAGCTCGAGAGCGGAAGTGGGTCGAGCGGGGTCTGTGGTTCCGGGACGAACCCAACGGCAACCGCACCCTCATCGCCCAGCTTCCCGCCGAACAGGTGACGATGCTGGAGACCCTGGTGGATGCCGAGGTGCTGTCCGGTGCAACCAGCGCGTCAGGAGCAGGAACACCGTTGCGTCACCAGCGTGCCGACGCGTTCGCTCGGCTCATCGACCGTCTCGTCGCAGACGCGTCCGCGGACGCGTCCGGAGAAGCTGGTCGGCGGGTGGAGCTGGTCCTGCACCGACGGATGGGCGAAACCAGTCTCGGCGACGGCATCGTGCTACCCGAGCCGGTGGCACGCCAGTTCACCTGCGATGCGGACCTGCGCGTGATGACGCATTGGGCCGACGGCAGCCCAGCTGACGTGGGCCGCCGCCACCGCCTCGTCACCCCACGATTGCGACGCCTGGTGACCGAACGCGACGGCGGCCGTTGCCGTTACCCGGGTTGCCGTGCCCGGCACTTCATCAAGGTCCATCACATCGTCCACTGGGAAGACGGAGGTCATACCCTCCTCGCCAACCTCATCTCGCTGTGCGGCTACCACCACCGTTTCGTCCACGAACACGGTTGGCCGGCCGGCTTCGACCCGCACCAGGCGGTCGGCGCAGCTTCACCACGTGCGGCATGA
- a CDS encoding error-prone DNA polymerase, translating to MTFGNPQISWRELERRLSGRSRPDTGLIGDGSDSPAWSRRRPAYEPQSPARRRGSVPYAELHCHSNFSFLDGASHPEELVEEAARLGLEALALTDHDGFYGVVRFAEAARALELPTIFGAELTLDRASAPVGMPDPGVHARRGLIESHVVVLARDPRGYALLARAISEAQLRGEKGAPRASLAELSRLGGTAAPPTDQGHWIVLTGCRKGAVPAALEREGPTAASHELDRLVDLFGREHVAVELWDHDGPLDSARNDALTEIAIRAGVELVVTNNVHYARPSRHRVATALAAVRAGRSLDEMDGWLPASASAHLRSGAEQARRFARYPGVVERAAELGLACAFDLSLIAPRLPPFPCPDGLDEMAYLRRLTEQGAERRYGPRHAERVPGAWVQIDHELEVIEMLGYPGYFLIVWDLVEFCRQRNIYCQGRGSAANSAVCYALGITKADAVSLGLLFERFLSPERDGPPDIDIDIEGGRREEVIQYVYERYGRHDAAQVANVITYRARSAVRDMARALGFSTGQQDAWAKQVDRWSSIDAIDVHPDHGVPAPVLELAAQIQDFPRHLGIHSGGMVLCDRPVIEVCPVEWARMADRSVLQWDKDDCAAVGLVKFDLLGLGMLSALHHAVDLVREAHGVEIDLADIPQDDAVYDMLCDADTVGVFQVESRAQMATLPRLKPRTFYDLVVEVALIRPGPIQGGSVHPYIRRRNGTEPVTFPHPLLQRSLAKTLGVPLFQEQLMQMAIDVAGFTPGEADQLRQAMGSKRSHQRMERLRARLYEGMADRGITGEVADQIYEKLAAFANFGFPESHSVSFAYLVYASAWIKRYYPAAFCAALLNAQPMGFYSPHSLIQDARRHGVEVRTPDLNASRAKASLEWQESSTMMSPVAKLHPHAPDTPQPALRLGLGSVRTLGDDLAERLVAERDADGPYLSMEDLKRRVQGLRLDTLEALATAGAFGCFTDRTGESLDRRRALWSVGALSQTGGDRLPGIVTGTEAPSLPGMSERERSAADLWATGVAPDGHPTRFVRAELDRLGVVPAAALREVEPGSRVFVGGVVTHRQRPATAAGTTFISIEDETGLVNVVCSRGCWSRYRRVARSSPALLIRGRVEAAEGVVNVVAESVSPLPVDTTALVARDFR from the coding sequence ATGACCTTCGGGAACCCGCAGATCTCCTGGCGGGAGCTCGAACGCCGACTCTCAGGACGATCCCGTCCGGACACCGGCCTGATCGGTGACGGATCCGACAGCCCCGCCTGGTCACGCCGACGACCGGCCTACGAGCCGCAGTCACCGGCGCGCCGGCGCGGCAGCGTGCCCTATGCCGAGTTGCACTGCCATTCCAACTTCAGCTTCCTCGACGGGGCCTCCCACCCCGAGGAGCTGGTGGAGGAGGCCGCTCGGCTGGGACTCGAGGCGTTGGCCCTCACCGACCACGATGGGTTCTACGGCGTGGTGCGCTTCGCGGAAGCAGCACGAGCGCTCGAGCTGCCGACGATCTTCGGGGCCGAACTCACACTCGACCGTGCCAGCGCGCCGGTGGGCATGCCTGACCCCGGGGTCCACGCGCGCCGCGGTCTCATCGAGTCGCACGTCGTCGTGCTGGCTCGCGACCCACGAGGTTATGCCCTGCTGGCCCGGGCGATCAGTGAGGCCCAGTTACGTGGTGAGAAAGGTGCGCCGCGCGCTTCGCTCGCCGAGCTGAGCCGCCTCGGCGGCACGGCAGCGCCCCCCACCGACCAGGGTCACTGGATCGTGCTCACCGGGTGTCGCAAGGGTGCGGTACCCGCCGCGCTGGAGCGCGAGGGCCCGACGGCTGCGAGCCATGAGCTAGACCGACTGGTCGATCTGTTCGGCCGAGAGCACGTCGCGGTGGAGTTGTGGGACCACGACGGCCCACTCGACTCGGCTCGTAACGACGCTCTCACGGAGATCGCCATCCGCGCCGGTGTCGAGCTGGTGGTCACCAACAACGTGCACTATGCCCGTCCTTCCCGCCACCGAGTAGCGACCGCCCTTGCCGCGGTGCGAGCCGGCCGCTCACTCGACGAGATGGACGGATGGTTGCCCGCGTCCGCGAGCGCGCACCTGCGTTCGGGCGCCGAGCAAGCACGTCGCTTCGCTCGCTACCCGGGGGTTGTGGAGCGGGCCGCCGAACTGGGCTTGGCCTGCGCGTTCGACTTGTCGCTGATCGCACCGAGGTTGCCGCCGTTCCCTTGTCCCGACGGGCTCGATGAGATGGCGTATCTGCGCCGGCTCACCGAGCAGGGGGCCGAGCGACGGTACGGGCCACGCCACGCGGAGCGGGTCCCCGGCGCGTGGGTACAGATCGATCACGAGCTCGAGGTGATCGAGATGCTCGGCTATCCGGGGTACTTCCTGATCGTCTGGGATCTCGTCGAGTTCTGCCGTCAGCGAAATATCTACTGCCAGGGGCGAGGTTCGGCTGCCAACTCGGCGGTGTGCTACGCGCTCGGCATCACCAAGGCCGACGCGGTGTCACTAGGTCTGCTGTTCGAGCGTTTCCTCTCACCGGAGCGTGACGGCCCACCGGACATCGATATCGACATCGAGGGCGGTCGGCGCGAAGAGGTCATCCAGTACGTCTACGAACGCTACGGCCGCCACGATGCTGCCCAGGTCGCCAACGTCATCACCTACCGGGCCCGCTCGGCGGTGCGCGACATGGCCAGAGCGCTGGGCTTCTCGACCGGCCAACAAGACGCGTGGGCGAAGCAGGTCGACCGGTGGAGCTCGATCGATGCCATCGACGTGCACCCCGATCACGGCGTGCCGGCACCCGTGCTCGAGCTCGCTGCACAGATCCAGGACTTTCCCCGTCATCTCGGCATCCACTCAGGAGGCATGGTGTTGTGCGACCGGCCGGTCATCGAGGTGTGCCCGGTCGAGTGGGCTCGCATGGCCGACCGCAGCGTTCTGCAATGGGACAAGGACGATTGTGCGGCCGTGGGCCTGGTGAAGTTCGACCTGCTGGGGCTCGGGATGCTCTCCGCGCTGCACCACGCGGTGGATCTCGTTCGAGAAGCGCATGGCGTCGAGATCGACCTGGCCGACATCCCTCAAGACGATGCGGTCTACGACATGTTGTGCGATGCGGACACGGTGGGGGTGTTCCAGGTGGAGAGCCGAGCCCAGATGGCCACCCTTCCCCGCTTGAAGCCACGCACCTTCTACGACCTCGTGGTCGAGGTGGCCCTCATCCGGCCCGGACCTATCCAGGGTGGGTCGGTGCACCCGTACATCCGAAGGCGCAACGGCACCGAGCCGGTCACGTTTCCCCATCCGCTGCTCCAGCGGTCGTTGGCCAAGACGCTCGGTGTGCCACTGTTCCAAGAGCAGCTGATGCAGATGGCCATCGACGTCGCTGGTTTCACCCCCGGCGAAGCCGATCAACTTCGCCAAGCCATGGGCTCCAAGCGAAGCCACCAGCGCATGGAGCGGCTGCGTGCCCGCTTGTACGAAGGGATGGCCGATCGGGGTATCACCGGTGAGGTCGCTGACCAGATCTACGAGAAGCTCGCCGCGTTCGCCAACTTCGGCTTCCCCGAGAGCCACTCGGTGTCCTTCGCGTATCTCGTCTACGCGAGTGCGTGGATCAAACGCTATTACCCGGCGGCATTCTGTGCGGCGCTGCTCAACGCCCAACCAATGGGGTTCTACTCTCCGCACTCGCTGATACAGGACGCTCGCCGGCACGGCGTCGAGGTGCGCACCCCAGATCTCAATGCGTCGCGAGCAAAGGCCAGCCTCGAATGGCAGGAGAGCTCGACCATGATGTCGCCGGTCGCGAAGCTGCATCCGCACGCGCCGGACACCCCGCAACCCGCGCTGCGCTTGGGGTTGGGATCGGTACGCACCCTCGGCGATGATCTCGCCGAGCGATTGGTCGCTGAGCGCGACGCCGATGGTCCGTACCTCTCGATGGAAGACCTCAAACGCCGCGTCCAGGGACTGCGGCTCGACACCCTCGAAGCACTCGCCACTGCGGGGGCCTTCGGCTGTTTCACCGACCGTACGGGCGAGTCACTCGATCGCCGGCGGGCCCTGTGGAGCGTCGGTGCGCTGTCCCAGACGGGTGGCGACCGCCTTCCTGGCATCGTCACCGGGACCGAGGCCCCCTCTCTGCCCGGTATGAGCGAGCGAGAGCGATCCGCGGCCGACCTGTGGGCGACAGGGGTTGCTCCCGATGGACATCCCACCCGATTCGTGCGCGCCGAGCTCGACCGTTTGGGTGTGGTGCCCGCTGCTGCCTTGCGCGAGGTCGAGCCTGGCAGCAGGGTCTTCGTGGGTGGTGTGGTCACCCATCGTCAACGTCCTGCCACCGCCGCGGGCACCACCTTCATCAGCATCGAGGACGAGACCGGGCTGGTCAACGTGGTGTGCTCGAGGGGCTGCTGGAGTCGCTATCGGCGGGTCGCTCGCAGTTCCCCGGCGTTGCTGATTCGGGGGCGGGTCGAGGCTGCCGAGGGAGTGGTCAACGTGGTCGCGGAGAGCGTGTCGCCCCTCCCGGTGGACACCACAGCGCTGGTGGCACGCGACTTCCGGTGA
- a CDS encoding DoxX family protein: MKELVITDAAVSVGILILRLSVGATLIAHGYNHIWGGGKIQGTARWFQGLGLKPGALHAWLASVTELVCGALLVIGLLNPVGAAGCVGVMVVAWITNHRPNGFFIFRPGEGYEYVMNLAAAGLALGAVGAGKYSADYLLNLHEDLAGSLGLAITAIAGIGGALVLLAVFWRPEPQEAKTS, from the coding sequence GTGAAGGAGCTGGTGATCACCGATGCCGCGGTGAGTGTCGGCATCCTGATCCTGCGGCTGTCCGTCGGTGCGACGTTGATCGCCCATGGCTACAACCACATCTGGGGCGGGGGGAAGATCCAGGGCACCGCCCGGTGGTTCCAGGGCTTGGGCCTGAAACCGGGAGCGCTCCACGCGTGGTTGGCGAGCGTCACCGAGCTGGTTTGCGGTGCGTTGCTGGTCATCGGTCTGCTCAACCCCGTCGGCGCGGCCGGATGTGTAGGGGTGATGGTGGTGGCGTGGATCACCAACCATCGTCCCAACGGTTTCTTCATCTTCCGGCCGGGCGAGGGTTACGAGTACGTCATGAACCTGGCCGCCGCGGGTTTGGCTCTCGGTGCGGTCGGTGCTGGCAAGTACTCCGCGGACTATCTCCTCAACCTGCACGAGGACCTCGCCGGGTCGTTGGGGCTGGCCATCACCGCCATCGCCGGTATCGGTGGCGCCCTCGTGCTGCTGGCGGTCTTCTGGCGACCCGAACCGCAGGAGGCGAAGACGAGCTGA
- a CDS encoding YceH family protein has product MRLPAEQVRVLGCLVEKETTTPQSYPLTLNALRLACNQSTNREPVMDLNDRQVEAALAALRERGLVRVVYSSSNRVPKYRHVLDEAWELDHAALAVLSVLSLRGPQTVGELKSRTERQHMFTDLAEVQSALDRLVGSRPEPLVVRLERRPGQKEVRYAVAFGEDADVRAGTAEPSGGPVVGLDELAAEVGRLRGDLDELRTAFEAFRTSFE; this is encoded by the coding sequence ATGAGGCTGCCGGCTGAGCAGGTGCGCGTGCTGGGCTGCCTGGTCGAGAAGGAGACCACCACTCCGCAGTCCTACCCGTTGACCCTCAACGCGCTGCGTCTGGCATGCAACCAATCCACCAACCGTGAGCCGGTGATGGATCTCAACGACCGCCAGGTCGAAGCGGCATTGGCGGCGTTGCGTGAACGCGGGCTGGTGCGGGTCGTGTACAGCTCCTCGAACCGGGTACCCAAGTATCGCCACGTTCTCGACGAGGCATGGGAGCTCGACCACGCTGCGTTGGCCGTGCTGTCGGTGCTCTCGTTGCGGGGTCCGCAGACGGTTGGCGAGCTCAAGTCGCGCACGGAGCGCCAGCACATGTTCACCGATCTGGCGGAGGTGCAGTCGGCGCTCGACCGCCTGGTGGGAAGCCGACCGGAGCCGTTGGTGGTGAGGCTGGAGCGACGGCCCGGCCAGAAGGAGGTGCGCTACGCGGTGGCGTTCGGCGAGGATGCCGACGTTCGAGCCGGGACCGCTGAACCGTCGGGCGGGCCGGTCGTCGGGCTGGACGAGCTCGCAGCCGAGGTGGGCCGGCTGCGCGGGGATCTCGACGAGCTTCGCACCGCTTTCGAGGCGTTCCGGACCTCGTTCGAGTAA
- a CDS encoding LemA family protein — protein sequence MIVILGLGGVLVVLVLAVVASYNRFVRQHQLIDNAWANVDTELRRRYDLIPNLVETVRGYAHHERAALEALTQARSQAAESNGSPATQAADENVLVSALRGLLAVAEAYPDLEANEGFLDLQRQLVATEDRIQAARRFYNNNVRDYNTRVQSIPANLVARAFRFNEREYFDIDEALATASAPTASFDH from the coding sequence ATGATCGTGATCCTCGGGCTCGGCGGGGTGCTCGTGGTGCTCGTCCTCGCCGTCGTCGCCTCCTACAACCGTTTCGTCCGCCAGCACCAGCTCATCGACAATGCCTGGGCAAACGTTGACACCGAGCTGCGCCGGCGGTACGACCTGATCCCCAACCTGGTCGAGACGGTACGGGGCTATGCACACCATGAGCGAGCGGCGCTGGAGGCGCTGACGCAGGCCCGCTCGCAGGCGGCCGAATCGAACGGTTCACCGGCCACGCAGGCGGCCGACGAGAACGTGCTGGTCTCGGCGCTCCGCGGGCTCCTGGCCGTTGCCGAGGCCTATCCGGACCTCGAGGCGAACGAGGGATTCCTCGACCTGCAGCGTCAGCTCGTCGCCACCGAGGACCGTATCCAGGCCGCGCGGCGCTTCTACAACAACAACGTGCGAGACTACAACACCCGCGTGCAGAGCATCCCCGCGAACCTGGTCGCGAGAGCCTTCCGCTTCAACGAGCGCGAGTACTTCGACATCGACGAAGCGCTCGCCACAGCATCGGCGCCCACCGCCTCCTTCGATCACTGA
- a CDS encoding YbhB/YbcL family Raf kinase inhibitor-like protein, translated as MPTRNVTRTVAVALAVLIALATSSCGSSGRELRDPAPGATAPPRRPAPAGTLGSSTTLGTVFALTTDAWAPGAVIPERYTCDGTNVSPPLVISQIPPGTAELAIVVTDADANDFVHWVLAGIPPSTTAIEEGTVPSGAVQASTSARTVGWFGPCPPPGSTHHYDFVLYALAAPSGVVEGQDPARAIDIIERAPQAAPPAVMTGTYER; from the coding sequence ATGCCCACCCGCAACGTGACCCGAACCGTCGCCGTCGCCCTCGCCGTGCTCATCGCGCTGGCCACCTCGAGCTGTGGCTCCTCCGGTCGGGAGCTGCGCGATCCGGCACCTGGCGCCACCGCCCCACCACGCCGGCCGGCACCGGCGGGAACGCTCGGCTCCTCCACCACCCTCGGGACGGTGTTCGCGCTCACCACCGACGCGTGGGCCCCCGGAGCGGTCATCCCCGAGCGCTACACGTGCGACGGCACCAACGTCTCCCCCCCACTGGTCATCTCGCAGATCCCCCCCGGCACCGCGGAACTGGCGATCGTGGTCACCGATGCCGATGCGAACGACTTCGTGCACTGGGTGTTGGCCGGCATCCCCCCATCGACGACCGCGATCGAAGAAGGAACCGTCCCCAGCGGCGCCGTGCAGGCCAGCACCTCCGCCCGCACGGTCGGCTGGTTCGGGCCTTGCCCCCCTCCGGGGTCGACCCACCACTACGACTTCGTGCTCTACGCGCTCGCCGCTCCCTCAGGAGTGGTCGAAGGCCAAGACCCTGCCAGAGCGATCGACATCATCGAGCGTGCCCCCCAGGCCGCACCACCGGCCGTGATGACCGGGACCTACGAGCGTTGA
- a CDS encoding potassium channel family protein yields the protein MDERPRNLRTMLSEAKDTSELMVDLAYAALYFGDPDMAEEVQELEQQMSALVHDMREVAILAARNPREAEAMASVLQVISAIERIAGDAVDIARIVTHRLGIPRELVADLSSAAEVSHRVLVREGSHMAHRPLSALELPVATGMRVMAIRRGRDWVTDVEGDEVLLPGDVLFLEGPPAGIIRVRELANAPFWEPPTPPEDGSLSDLDRAVDVLVEMKNVSEVAVGLAYSAIVFRDQGLAAEVRHLETRLDEMKDRLEVWVLRAGAEAIDPSPLRGLLHLSQAAEDMGDAAQQMVWIIEQGEAVHPILNLALGEADEVVVRMPVAEWSTAAGSTLSELQLNTDPGFHVLAVRRGGRYFYRPRGSVRLQADDELIASGPDEGREILAQLLGWDLLARDDDTGEFDLAPLREKVPVRTWDPNQL from the coding sequence ATGGACGAACGACCTCGCAACTTGCGCACGATGCTCTCGGAGGCGAAGGACACCTCCGAGCTGATGGTCGACTTGGCGTACGCCGCGCTCTACTTCGGGGATCCTGACATGGCCGAGGAGGTCCAGGAGCTGGAACAGCAGATGAGCGCGCTGGTCCACGACATGCGGGAGGTGGCGATCCTCGCGGCTCGCAACCCTCGCGAGGCTGAGGCGATGGCGTCGGTGCTCCAGGTCATCTCGGCGATCGAGCGCATCGCCGGCGATGCGGTCGACATCGCGCGCATCGTGACCCACCGGCTGGGTATCCCGCGCGAGCTGGTCGCCGACTTGTCCTCCGCGGCCGAGGTGTCGCATCGGGTGCTGGTGCGGGAGGGCTCCCACATGGCCCACCGTCCGCTGAGTGCACTGGAGTTGCCGGTCGCCACGGGCATGCGGGTGATGGCCATCCGCCGAGGTCGGGACTGGGTCACCGACGTCGAGGGCGACGAGGTGCTGCTACCGGGCGACGTGCTGTTCCTCGAGGGGCCTCCGGCGGGGATCATCCGGGTTCGAGAGCTGGCGAACGCGCCGTTCTGGGAGCCACCCACGCCACCCGAGGACGGCAGCCTCTCGGATCTCGATCGAGCGGTCGACGTGCTGGTGGAGATGAAGAACGTGTCCGAGGTGGCAGTGGGCCTGGCGTACTCGGCCATCGTCTTCCGTGACCAGGGTCTGGCCGCGGAGGTGCGTCATCTCGAGACTCGCCTCGACGAGATGAAGGACCGCTTGGAGGTGTGGGTCCTGCGCGCGGGGGCCGAGGCGATCGACCCATCTCCGCTTCGTGGGCTGTTGCATCTCTCGCAGGCGGCGGAGGACATGGGCGACGCGGCCCAGCAGATGGTGTGGATCATCGAGCAGGGTGAGGCGGTGCACCCGATCCTGAACCTGGCGCTCGGCGAAGCCGATGAAGTGGTGGTGCGCATGCCGGTCGCCGAGTGGTCGACCGCGGCCGGTTCCACGCTGTCGGAGTTGCAGCTCAACACCGATCCGGGGTTCCACGTGCTCGCCGTGCGGCGCGGCGGGCGCTACTTCTATCGGCCGCGCGGCAGCGTACGGCTCCAGGCCGATGACGAGCTGATCGCGTCCGGACCCGATGAGGGCCGGGAGATCCTGGCTCAGCTCTTGGGCTGGGACCTCCTCGCCCGCGACGATGACACCGGCGAGTTCGACCTTGCACCGCTGCGGGAGAAGGTGCCCGTTCGTACCTGGGATCCGAACCAGCTCTGA
- a CDS encoding SPFH domain-containing protein, with amino-acid sequence MVTTVIAGVVAIFVVFFFFYVAAGVRVVRPYQRGLVEQLGKYKETVDPGLRIIYPIVQKLQLVDMREQVVDVPPQEVITKDNVVVSVDAVVYYEPTDPTRLVYNVANFILAVTKLAQTNLRNLIGDMDLDQALTSREKINAELRQILDDATDKWGVRVVRVEIQRIDPPPDVMGAMHEQMKAERTRRAVVTEADGARAAAIARAEGEKQAAILTAEGVKQSQILEAEGQAQAIRAVADAEQYRQQVVADGEAAAIRSVYAAIHDGDPTPDLIAIRYLQSLERVADGRATKIILPAELSGIAGSIASIGELFDGHAGSSPGQNEPVPAPPSPPAT; translated from the coding sequence ATCGTGACCACCGTCATCGCAGGCGTCGTCGCCATCTTCGTCGTCTTCTTCTTCTTCTACGTGGCCGCTGGTGTGCGCGTGGTCCGCCCCTACCAGCGAGGTCTCGTCGAGCAGCTCGGCAAGTACAAGGAGACCGTCGACCCGGGCCTGCGGATCATCTACCCAATCGTCCAGAAGCTGCAGCTCGTCGACATGCGGGAGCAGGTCGTCGACGTCCCACCGCAAGAGGTCATCACCAAGGACAACGTCGTGGTGTCGGTCGACGCCGTCGTGTACTACGAGCCCACCGATCCGACCCGGCTGGTCTACAACGTGGCCAACTTCATCCTCGCCGTGACGAAGTTGGCGCAGACCAACCTGCGCAACCTCATCGGTGACATGGACCTCGACCAGGCGCTCACCTCACGGGAGAAGATCAATGCCGAGCTGCGCCAGATCCTCGATGACGCCACCGACAAGTGGGGCGTGCGCGTGGTACGGGTCGAGATCCAACGCATCGACCCACCGCCCGACGTGATGGGCGCCATGCACGAGCAGATGAAGGCCGAGCGCACCCGCCGCGCCGTGGTCACGGAAGCCGACGGTGCCCGTGCGGCGGCCATCGCCCGAGCCGAAGGCGAGAAGCAGGCCGCGATCCTCACCGCGGAGGGCGTCAAGCAAAGCCAGATCCTCGAGGCCGAAGGCCAGGCACAGGCCATCCGCGCCGTCGCCGACGCGGAACAGTACCGCCAGCAGGTGGTCGCCGACGGCGAGGCAGCTGCGATCCGGTCCGTATACGCCGCAATCCACGACGGCGATCCCACCCCAGACCTCATCGCGATCCGCTACCTGCAGTCGTTGGAGCGGGTCGCCGACGGTCGAGCGACGAAGATCATCCTGCCCGCGGAACTGTCGGGCATCGCGGGCTCGATCGCGTCGATCGGCGAGCTGTTCGACGGCCACGCCGGGAGCAGCCCGGGCCAGAACGAGCCAGTTCCTGCCCCTCCGTCACCACCGGCCACCTGA